In the Caldisericota bacterium genome, AGGAACAACAAATCAAAATTGCAAACTTCCTCGATAAAAAAATAGCAGAAATTGAAGAGCTTATTGAAAAAGACAAGAAATTAGTCGGGCTTTTGAAAGAAAAGCGAACCGCTTTGATAAATCATGCGGTAACAAAAGGGCTTGACCCTAATGTAAAATTAAAGGATTCCGGGATTGATTGGATTGGGAAGATTCCAGAGGGGTGGGAAGTTAGGAAGTTGAAATATTTAGTCGAAGATTTATCAGGAAATGGTTTTCCAGGGGAAGAACAGGGTAAAGACGCTGGGGATGTACCTTTTTATAAGGTAGGTGATATAAATGGATCTGAAAAATTTGTTGAAAAAGCAAATAATTTTGTTTCAAAGAAAACAATTAAAGATTATAAATGGAATGTAATCCCAGAGTGCTCTTTAATAGCCCCAAAAATTGGTGAAGCATTAAAGAAAAACCATAGGAAAATAACAAAAGTCAAATGTATTATAGATAATAACTGTATTGCCTTTAAAACCTTTGATATCAATTACAACTATAATTATTATTTATTTAATTTGATAAATTTTGAATGGTTTGTTAATCCCGGAGCAGTTCCGTCACTATCAGTAGAAAAATTAAGATCATTAATAGCTCCTTTGCCCCCACTCCATGAGCAAACCTCCATTGCAAACTTTTTAGACAAAGCCACTTCCAAGATAGACATAACCATCCAGAAAATAGAGCAAAAAATCAAACTTTTAGAAGAGTATAAAAAATCTTTGATCCATCATGCCGTTACAGGCAAAATAGATGTGAGAGAGGTTGTGGCATGAAAGCAGACGAAACACAATTGTTAAAATTTATGAATGGGCCAAAGCAGCTCATCATCCCCATTTATCAGAGAACATATAGCTGGACTCTAAAAGAATGCAGACAATTATGGGAAGATATAATTAA is a window encoding:
- a CDS encoding restriction endonuclease subunit S, with amino-acid sequence EQQIKIANFLDKKIAEIEELIEKDKKLVGLLKEKRTALINHAVTKGLDPNVKLKDSGIDWIGKIPEGWEVRKLKYLVEDLSGNGFPGEEQGKDAGDVPFYKVGDINGSEKFVEKANNFVSKKTIKDYKWNVIPECSLIAPKIGEALKKNHRKITKVKCIIDNNCIAFKTFDINYNYNYYLFNLINFEWFVNPGAVPSLSVEKLRSLIAPLPPLHEQTSIANFLDKATSKIDITIQKIEQKIKLLEEYKKSLIHHAVTGKIDVREVVA